From the genome of Nicotiana sylvestris chromosome 1, ASM39365v2, whole genome shotgun sequence:
ATCAAACAAAAAGGACAAAGATTCTAAGGGTGAACATCTGCTACTTACAACTCCTCCCGCCAGAGGTATCAGTTTGCCTGGCATCAACTATTGGATGAGTTCCTGCAATTATATCCATGATGAGAGTAGCCAATTGAGACATCAAAACTATTGGATCAACACCTGAATCCAACAATTCCCGGGCTCTTTTTACTGTTTCTGCAGTATCTGATGACATTGCTAGCTCTAAAAGTTCCAGTAGCTTCTCATCTGAAACCACACCAATCTAGGGAAGGAAAGAAATATCATAAAAAATTGCTCGGTTTCATGCcacaaagagaaaaaagaaaaggaagaaattgaagaaattagTATGAATGGTGTAAACATGCACATCAAACTCACCAGATCATTTACCAAAGAAGTAGTGATTCGTTTCCCCAACAAACTCAACTGGTCTAACATGGTTTCTGCATCTCGAAGTGATCCATCTGCGTTCAAAGCAATCAAATCTAATGCTTCTGACTCCACATCCAAATCCTCATCCGAAGAAATCTTCTTCAATCTGAGCACAATATCACCATCCCTGATTTTATTGAAGAGGTACTTCTGGCACCGAGACAATACAGCACGCGGCACATTGTCAAGATCAGTGGTTACAAAAATGAAGACAACCTGTGGTGGTGGTTCTTCAAGGAACTTCAGAAATGCTAGCCATGTCTTTGAAGGCAGCAAGTGACATTCATCAACAACAAAAACCTTGAATCCTAAGGAAGATGATTGCTGACTTGCTGTCAGATTCTTTAGAAGATACTTAActttatcaattccttttttgttcgTTCCGTCAACTTCTCTAAGATTCTTACATTTCCCGGACATGAAATCTGCACATTCTCTGCAGACGCCACAGGGTTTAGTTTCTTCGGTGGCAAGGCAATTTAAAGCAGCAGCAAAAATTCTTGCTGTTGATGTCTTTCCAGTTCCTCGTGGGCCTTGGAAAAGATAAACAGGGGCAATTCGTCCCCTGGAGATTGCATTGACTAGGGACTGAACAACAATATTCTGCCCAATTAATTCCTCAAAAAACATTGGCCTGTACTTCTGGCTCAGGCTTCTGATATTTTCTGGGGAGCCCTCCTCTCCATCTTCTCCATTCAGTGCCACCACTTCTAGTCCATCTTGACTTCTGCAGCTGGTAGACCATCTCTTCCCGTCCAACCTACTTAATGCCTCCAGATCAAGTTCCCCAAAGTTTGTGGAGAGCTCATCATCACTGTGTCCAGTTCCTATTGAGGACAATCCTTGTCCATCACCATTGGTTAGCAATGGAATGAGGCCTTGAGCAGCATTCCTCGAACTGTGTCTCCTCTTGGTGTACCCTAAAGAAGATCCACGACGTCTCCTTTGATACATAGTTTGACTTCCACATAGAATGCTGCTTCCTTTCCTCCTCAAAGTATCAGAAAAGGACGGTGAATAACAACTCCCACCCCCACCCCTATATTTTGGTGTTGACCTCCTGGACCAACAAGGAATCCCACATCCCTGTCGACCGGGCAAATCAAGCTGATCGTCCACCTCATCATCCCCATCATTGAGGGACGCCGTTGTGGCATCCCATGACCCAACAGTACTTGGATTTCTAACAGCATATCTGTTGTAAGAACTCGTAGACAAGGCAGGGGTGCTATATGTATAAGATGAATCCTCTCTCCCACTATTTCTCAACTTAGACGACCAATAAGCACGATTCCTATTCTTAAGCTTAGCAAGCAATGGTGAAGCTGCAGAAATCCTCCTTATATCCTCAGAATTATAATAATCCTCAGTATCATCAGATTGATCAACCAGACTCGTGGAATCGTCCCTCCCTATACCTAAACCCGCAGGTGCTCTTCTAGAAATCCTACTACTAGGAACAATTTGCTGCTGCAACTTTTCGTTTTGATGTCTTAAAATGGCATTAGAATAATTACTTCTAATTGATTTTTTCTTCATGTTCCGTCTAATAGATGGCATAAAGTTAGTATCTTTACACTTTAAAATCATTGAAGCATACCTATCACTTACATAAGTATCACTCTTGGAATCATTGCCACCGCCACCATGGCGCGCATCGCTCAAACTATCTTCCACGCTCTCCTCTGGAGTTGAAGAAGACCCATTCTCATTCTCATTGCCATTTCCAATATCTTCCTCATCACCTAGTTTTCTACTCCTTTCACTCTCAGACTTTTGAGACCTCCAATTATATAGAAAcacttttttctctctctctttctctttcccATTGTTAGTACCATTTCTCTTATCTTGCTCAAAGATAGTATCTTTAGCATCAATCGATTGATGCTTCGTGAGA
Proteins encoded in this window:
- the LOC104250065 gene encoding protein STICHEL — protein: MSSEVGSRGGGGGGNGGIVGNNGFDPSNLHLKKELTQIKKAARVLRDPGTSSSWRSPLNSARSVAAAEARKHHYFHHHKSGNTLTKHQSIDAKDTIFEQDKRNGTNNGKEKEREKKVFLYNWRSQKSESERSRKLGDEEDIGNGNENENGSSSTPEESVEDSLSDARHGGGGNDSKSDTYVSDRYASMILKCKDTNFMPSIRRNMKKKSIRSNYSNAILRHQNEKLQQQIVPSSRISRRAPAGLGIGRDDSTSLVDQSDDTEDYYNSEDIRRISAASPLLAKLKNRNRAYWSSKLRNSGREDSSYTYSTPALSTSSYNRYAVRNPSTVGSWDATTASLNDGDDEVDDQLDLPGRQGCGIPCWSRRSTPKYRGGGGSCYSPSFSDTLRRKGSSILCGSQTMYQRRRRGSSLGYTKRRHSSRNAAQGLIPLLTNGDGQGLSSIGTGHSDDELSTNFGELDLEALSRLDGKRWSTSCRSQDGLEVVALNGEDGEEGSPENIRSLSQKYRPMFFEELIGQNIVVQSLVNAISRGRIAPVYLFQGPRGTGKTSTARIFAAALNCLATEETKPCGVCRECADFMSGKCKNLREVDGTNKKGIDKVKYLLKNLTASQQSSSLGFKVFVVDECHLLPSKTWLAFLKFLEEPPPQVVFIFVTTDLDNVPRAVLSRCQKYLFNKIRDGDIVLRLKKISSDEDLDVESEALDLIALNADGSLRDAETMLDQLSLLGKRITTSLVNDLIGVVSDEKLLELLELAMSSDTAETVKRARELLDSGVDPIVLMSQLATLIMDIIAGTHPIVDARQTDTSGGRSLTETELDRLKHALKLLSEAEKQLRVSSERSTWFTATLLQLGSSTSLEQTHSGSSQRLSSKTTEEDPSSTSREAISLRQRTDTHHAPRKSGSPSSFAKANHRNSASKELGLSSVIGEALGGPHNDVKESKTASRCPNTNILDDIWIRCIDKCHSNTLKQLLHTCGTLLSISEVEGGFVAHIAFRDNKVKMRAERFLSSITNSFENILRSNVEVRLVLLPDGETSDDSGKPITLSDPVGLRQMDPPNMVKKETTVCSNHEPLQISRRSFNDSESKMAETFESASGNAETSSSKGRISEIPVQRIESIIREQRLETAWLQAMEKGTPGSMSRLKPERNQVLPQDGAYHNNQLESINSRDLPSQHWHDDLNEEIRSLKMIDGKTIQKDQTSKKGDNYPISPSLLHNGIYAGNFSKESMGYESGSGAGSCFCWNNTRPHRRGKVKQGTPVRPPKGGRFLWFGECAKSRRTESRLRR